A region of bacterium BMS3Abin14 DNA encodes the following proteins:
- the uvrC gene encoding UvrABC system protein C produces the protein MEIDERLTEQLEHLPSTPGVYIYRDSDGSHLYVGKAKNLRKRVKQYFTGKQNSRTAVMVSNIDSVEVIVAGSEKEALLMEANLIKTYRPHYNIDLKDDKSYPYFRITTGEEFPRLEITRRIFKDKSTYFGPFTDVGSARRMMGYLHRAFPLRRCKGARPGGRTTPGRPCLDFQMGRCTGPCAGEISAEEYGKMVDGVMGFLKGQGRRIAASWEKEMARLSSSLRFEEAAVLRDRVMALHSILEGQNAVGDPGDDLDILGYVACGPLSVLICLFVRSGLIVGRKEMALDGQYSAEEAMDAFISAHYRKDVAVPGRILFPVGLEFAPEHAEILSELAGRSVRIQRPSRGKGARLLHLAEENARQAFDVFMARRETASNVSSEIAAALGMESSPKHIECMDISHTSGRLAYGSIVSWKGGELDKEGYRLFSIRDGGVPGDDYAALEEVITRRFTGTAAGELKTPDLLLIDGGKGQLSRVSGVMAALNVEVPFLAAISKARAAKRRDGANAVDEIYLPGRSNPKRLPRNSRALHTLQMLRDEAHRFALKGHRAGRGKADLLSILDGIEGVGPARRKALLTHYRSLSEIKAARLEDIASLKGLNMRVAERIKETLEKDTLKGGL, from the coding sequence ATGGAAATCGATGAAAGGCTGACGGAGCAGCTGGAGCATCTCCCTTCGACACCCGGGGTATATATATACCGGGATTCAGATGGAAGCCATCTGTACGTTGGGAAGGCAAAGAACCTGCGCAAAAGGGTCAAACAGTACTTCACGGGAAAGCAGAACTCCCGGACGGCGGTAATGGTGTCAAATATTGATTCGGTAGAAGTGATTGTTGCCGGATCTGAAAAGGAGGCCCTCCTCATGGAGGCCAACCTTATCAAGACCTACCGCCCCCACTACAACATAGATCTCAAAGACGACAAGAGCTATCCCTACTTTCGAATTACCACCGGGGAAGAGTTTCCAAGGCTGGAAATTACACGCCGTATTTTCAAGGACAAAAGTACCTATTTCGGTCCATTTACCGATGTCGGATCCGCGCGCAGGATGATGGGGTATCTGCACAGGGCTTTTCCGCTCCGGCGCTGCAAGGGGGCCAGGCCCGGCGGGAGGACCACCCCCGGAAGGCCCTGTCTTGATTTCCAGATGGGTCGTTGCACCGGGCCGTGCGCTGGGGAGATCAGCGCCGAGGAATACGGGAAAATGGTGGATGGGGTCATGGGTTTTCTCAAGGGACAGGGGAGACGAATCGCAGCTTCGTGGGAAAAGGAGATGGCCAGACTTTCATCGAGCCTCCGTTTTGAAGAGGCAGCAGTTTTGCGTGACAGGGTCATGGCGCTCCACAGTATCCTCGAGGGACAAAACGCAGTGGGGGATCCTGGAGATGACCTCGACATCCTGGGATACGTGGCCTGTGGGCCCCTGTCGGTCCTCATATGCCTTTTTGTGCGTTCAGGGCTCATCGTCGGCCGTAAGGAGATGGCCCTTGATGGGCAGTACAGTGCTGAAGAGGCCATGGATGCCTTCATCTCTGCCCACTACAGGAAGGATGTTGCCGTGCCCGGCAGGATCCTTTTCCCCGTCGGCCTGGAATTTGCTCCCGAGCATGCGGAGATACTTTCGGAATTAGCGGGAAGGTCGGTCAGGATTCAGCGGCCATCGAGAGGAAAGGGCGCCAGGCTGCTTCATCTTGCGGAGGAAAACGCCCGGCAGGCTTTTGATGTCTTCATGGCGAGAAGGGAGACGGCCTCGAATGTCTCCTCGGAAATAGCGGCCGCCCTGGGTATGGAGTCCTCCCCAAAACACATCGAGTGCATGGATATTTCACATACGTCAGGGCGGCTTGCATACGGCAGTATCGTCTCGTGGAAAGGGGGCGAGCTGGACAAGGAGGGTTACCGGCTTTTTTCAATCCGCGACGGCGGGGTCCCGGGCGATGATTACGCGGCGCTGGAGGAGGTAATCACCAGGCGGTTCACCGGGACGGCGGCAGGTGAACTGAAAACGCCGGACCTCCTTTTGATCGACGGTGGAAAAGGGCAGCTTTCAAGGGTTTCCGGGGTCATGGCCGCCCTGAATGTGGAGGTCCCTTTTCTGGCAGCCATCTCCAAGGCCAGGGCCGCCAAACGAAGGGATGGAGCAAATGCCGTTGACGAGATCTACCTTCCCGGAAGGTCCAATCCAAAGCGTCTGCCGCGCAACTCCCGCGCCCTGCACACACTTCAGATGCTCAGGGATGAAGCCCACCGATTTGCGTTAAAGGGACACCGGGCCGGCCGGGGCAAAGCCGACCTGCTGAGTATCCTGGATGGCATTGAAGGGGTTGGGCCGGCCCGCAGAAAGGCGCTTTTGACGCACTACAGGTCACTCAGTGAGATCAAGGCGGCCCGTCTGGAGGACATTGCTTCCCTCAAGGGGCTGAACATGAGGGTTGCAGAGAGGATTAAAGAGACCCTGGAAAAAGATACACTGAAAGGGGGCCTTTGA
- the mobB_2 gene encoding molybdopterin-guanine dinucleotide biosynthesis adapter protein, whose product MVPIILFVGPSGAGKTTLLEKIVIGLKERGYVVGAMKHTGHSAAPDKEGSDSWKFSRAGADATVISSPGGVVLRRKSDGNPSIAAVVKRYGLMDLDVMLVEGHKGAPYPKMEVHRGCLGTELLCRGEARDPFLEAIVTDTPVEVDVPVLPLDNADVVCDFIVKRFLKG is encoded by the coding sequence ATGGTTCCAATCATTCTTTTCGTGGGGCCTTCGGGAGCCGGGAAAACGACACTACTTGAGAAGATCGTCATTGGTCTGAAGGAAAGAGGGTATGTTGTCGGGGCCATGAAACACACGGGTCATTCGGCCGCCCCCGACAAAGAGGGCAGTGATTCGTGGAAGTTCTCCAGGGCAGGCGCCGACGCAACCGTCATCTCATCACCCGGTGGTGTGGTGTTGAGAAGAAAATCAGACGGTAATCCCTCCATTGCCGCCGTGGTTAAGCGGTATGGGCTGATGGATCTGGATGTCATGCTGGTGGAAGGACACAAAGGGGCCCCCTACCCCAAAATGGAGGTCCACAGGGGATGTCTGGGGACGGAACTTCTTTGCAGGGGTGAGGCCCGCGATCCCTTCCTTGAAGCCATCGTAACCGATACGCCGGTTGAGGTTGATGTTCCGGTTTTACCGCTTGATAATGCCGATGTGGTCTGCGATTTTATCGTAAAGCGCTTTTTGAAAGGATAA